In Sphaeramia orbicularis chromosome 10, fSphaOr1.1, whole genome shotgun sequence, the following proteins share a genomic window:
- the thg1l gene encoding putative tRNA(His) guanylyltransferase isoform X2, translating into MLIGRNCRFFGRVGSYLVKPLACLFISSSTMAKSKFEYVRNFETDDTCLRNCYIVVRLDGRNFHKFAEQHNFTKPNDNRALGLMTRSACSVMEELEDIIIAYGQSDEFSFVFKRTSNWFKRRASKFMTHVASQFSSSYVFYWKEFFGEQPLLYPPGFDGRVVLYPSNRNLRDYLSWRQADCHINNLYNTVFWTLVQRGGLTPAQAQERLKGTFAADKNEILFSEFDINYNNESLLHRKGTALIWEKQDETVTKRMKLPNEEEKDVQVTRSRKKVQAYHCDIIGDQFWEEHPDILEDDNC; encoded by the exons ATGCTGATTGGACGGAACTGCAGGTTTTTTGGACGGGTTGGGTCTTATCTTGTCAAACCTTTGGCCTGTTTATTTATCAGCTCAAGCACAATGGCCAAGAGCAAATTTGAGTATGTCCGCAACTTTGAAACAGATGATACCTGTCTACGAAACTGCTACATTGTTGTCAGACTGGATGGACGCAACTTTCACAA GTTTGCTGAGCAGCACAACTTTACAAAGCCCAATGATAACCGGGCACTGGGGCTCATGACCAGGAGTGCCTGCTCTGTCATGGAAGAGCTTGAGGATATTATCATCGCTTATGGTCAGAGTGATGAGTTCAGTTTTGTGTTCAAGAGGACATCTAACTGGTTTAAGAGAAGAGCCAG TAAGTTCATGACCCATGTGGCCTCTCAGTTCTCCTCCTCGTATGTGTTTTACTGGAAGGAGTTTTTTGGAGAACAACCCCTCTTGTACCCCCCAGGCTTTGATGGACGTGTGGTTCTGTATCCTAGCAACCGTAACCTTAGAGACTACCTTAGCTGGAGGCAGGCAGATT GTCACATAAATAATTTGTACAACACAGTGTTTTGGACTTTAGTACAGAGAGGGGGACTCACCCCAGCCCAGGCACAGGAGCGCTTAAAG GGAACTTTTGCTGCAGACAAAAATGAGATCCTGTTCTCAGAGTTTGATATAAACTACAACAATGAATCCCTCCTCCACAGGAAAGGCACTGCACTCATCTGGGAAAAG CAAGACGAAACCGTCACTAAACGTATGAAGCTACCAAATGAAGAGGAGAAGGATGTACAAGTGACGCGGAGCAGAAAGAAGGTCCAGGCCTATCACTGTGACATCATTGGAGACCAGTTCTGGGAGGAACATCCAGACATTCTGGAGGACGACAACTGCTAA
- the thg1l gene encoding putative tRNA(His) guanylyltransferase isoform X1, producing the protein MCSLMLIGRNCRFFGRVGSYLVKPLACLFISSSTMAKSKFEYVRNFETDDTCLRNCYIVVRLDGRNFHKFAEQHNFTKPNDNRALGLMTRSACSVMEELEDIIIAYGQSDEFSFVFKRTSNWFKRRASKFMTHVASQFSSSYVFYWKEFFGEQPLLYPPGFDGRVVLYPSNRNLRDYLSWRQADCHINNLYNTVFWTLVQRGGLTPAQAQERLKGTFAADKNEILFSEFDINYNNESLLHRKGTALIWEKQDETVTKRMKLPNEEEKDVQVTRSRKKVQAYHCDIIGDQFWEEHPDILEDDNC; encoded by the exons AT GTGCTCCCTGATGCTGATTGGACGGAACTGCAGGTTTTTTGGACGGGTTGGGTCTTATCTTGTCAAACCTTTGGCCTGTTTATTTATCAGCTCAAGCACAATGGCCAAGAGCAAATTTGAGTATGTCCGCAACTTTGAAACAGATGATACCTGTCTACGAAACTGCTACATTGTTGTCAGACTGGATGGACGCAACTTTCACAA GTTTGCTGAGCAGCACAACTTTACAAAGCCCAATGATAACCGGGCACTGGGGCTCATGACCAGGAGTGCCTGCTCTGTCATGGAAGAGCTTGAGGATATTATCATCGCTTATGGTCAGAGTGATGAGTTCAGTTTTGTGTTCAAGAGGACATCTAACTGGTTTAAGAGAAGAGCCAG TAAGTTCATGACCCATGTGGCCTCTCAGTTCTCCTCCTCGTATGTGTTTTACTGGAAGGAGTTTTTTGGAGAACAACCCCTCTTGTACCCCCCAGGCTTTGATGGACGTGTGGTTCTGTATCCTAGCAACCGTAACCTTAGAGACTACCTTAGCTGGAGGCAGGCAGATT GTCACATAAATAATTTGTACAACACAGTGTTTTGGACTTTAGTACAGAGAGGGGGACTCACCCCAGCCCAGGCACAGGAGCGCTTAAAG GGAACTTTTGCTGCAGACAAAAATGAGATCCTGTTCTCAGAGTTTGATATAAACTACAACAATGAATCCCTCCTCCACAGGAAAGGCACTGCACTCATCTGGGAAAAG CAAGACGAAACCGTCACTAAACGTATGAAGCTACCAAATGAAGAGGAGAAGGATGTACAAGTGACGCGGAGCAGAAAGAAGGTCCAGGCCTATCACTGTGACATCATTGGAGACCAGTTCTGGGAGGAACATCCAGACATTCTGGAGGACGACAACTGCTAA